In Mangifera indica cultivar Alphonso chromosome 1, CATAS_Mindica_2.1, whole genome shotgun sequence, a single genomic region encodes these proteins:
- the LOC123229782 gene encoding LOW QUALITY PROTEIN: probable mannitol dehydrogenase (The sequence of the model RefSeq protein was modified relative to this genomic sequence to represent the inferred CDS: inserted 2 bases in 1 codon): MGTLDEQKVNQKKAFGWAARDTSGVLSPFNFFRRATGEKDVAFKVAYCGMCHSDLHMIKNDWGLSTYPLVPGHEIVGVVTEVGSKVEKFKVXDTVGVGCLVGSCRSCDSCANKLENYCAKMILTYGGTFYDGTTTYGGYFDIIVADEHFIVRIPDSLPFDAAAPLLCAGITVYSPLRYYGLDKPGMHVGVVGLGGFGHVAVKFAKAMGVKVTVISTPPNKKKEAIEHLAADSFLVSRDQDEMQAAMGSMDGIIDTVSAQHPLMPLIGLLKIHGKIVLVGAPEKPLELPALPLLLGRKIVGGSAIGGMKETQEMVDFAAKHKITADIEVIPIDYVNTAMERLVKADVRYRFVIDVANTMKSSTSS; this comes from the exons ATGGGGACGTTGGATGAGCAGAAAGTGAATCAAAAGAAGGCCTTTGGATGGGCGGCCAGGGATACTTCTGgtgttctctctccctttaATTTCTTCAGGAG GGCAACGGGGGAGAAAGATGTGGCATTCAAAGTGGCGTATTGTGGGATGTGCCATTCGGATCTTCACATGATCAAAAACGACTGGGGGCTTTCCACATACCCTCTTGTTCCGGG GCATGAGATTGTTGGCGTAGTGACTGAGGTTGGGAGCAAGGTGGAAAAGTTCAAAGT GGACACAGTGGGGGTTGGATGCTTGGTAGGATCATGCCGCTCTTGCGACAGCTGTGCTAACAAGCTTGAGAATTACTGCGCCAAAATGATACTAACTTATGGTGGCACATTCTACGATGGAACCACCACATACGGAGGTTATTTCGATATTATCGTTGCCGATGAGCACTTCATTGTTCGTATTCCTGACAGCTTACCATTTGATGCCGCTGCCCCTCTGCTCTGCGCCGGTATTACAGTTTATAGTCCTCTGAGATACTATGGACTCGACAAACCCGGTATGCATGTGGGGGTAGTTGGCCTTGGCGGTTTTGGCCATGTAGCAGTCAAATTCGCTAAAGCTATGGGGGTTAAGGTGACTGTGATTAGCACCCCTCCTAACAAGAAGAAGGAAGCTATTGAGCATCTTGCTGCTGACTCATTTTTAGTTAGCCGTGACCAAGATGAGATGCAG GCGGCAATGGGCTCAATGGATGGGATTATCGATACTGTATCCGCACAGCACCCTCTGATGCCATTGATAGGACTACTGAAAATTCATGGAAAGATTGTTCTTGTTGGTGCACCGGAGAAGCCACTAGAGCTGCCGGCTTTGCCTTTGCTCCTGG GGAGGAAGATCGTGGGTGGTAGTGCAATTGGGGGAATGAAGGAGACTCAGGAGATGGTTGATTTTGCAGCAAAACATAAGATAACAGCAGATATTGAGGTTATCCCTATAGATTATGTAAACACCGCCATGGAGCGTCTTGTGAAAGCTGATGTTAGATACCGATTTGTCATTGATGTTGCTAACACAATGAAATCATCCACCTCTAGTTAA